In Cytobacillus oceanisediminis, the following proteins share a genomic window:
- a CDS encoding M23 family metallopeptidase: MFKWVKKVTSASESTAKSFNKTINRTIAAGFAAAALTLAGGVSASANDDKLVTVYYVYMGDEYIGTVSDKKVIEDMADKKISEAEGSYKGLKLALASELSFIPEQVFESSSEVNDPEAVNGLKDKMEVHAEAAALVIGGKEVAYVENDEQAKAALQKIKTSYVSEKYLKALEERKASANMPLPQLKENETRLLDVRFTEDVSISETTVKPDQIISADEAVKLLQKGTLEEKKYEVKEGDALSNIASAHNLDMKQLIELNSVLKEDSLIKAGQELNVTVYKPYVKVIADKEVFKKEKIDYEKEVIEDSSMPKGETKVKQEGKEGVRAATYLISEENGQTVKKEVKEEKVLEEPVKQIVIKGTKVIPSRGEGSFAYPAVGGYISSKMGYRWGKMHKGIDIARPSDRTIKAADNGTVVSAGRDGGYGNKIVIDHNNGFRTVYAHLDSISVSVGQTVSKGSKIGVMGSTGDSTGVHLHFEVYKNGKMQDPLKYIK; this comes from the coding sequence ATGTTCAAATGGGTGAAAAAAGTAACCTCAGCATCAGAATCTACAGCGAAGAGCTTTAATAAAACAATAAATAGAACGATCGCGGCTGGCTTTGCAGCGGCGGCTTTAACATTGGCAGGCGGCGTTTCCGCTTCTGCCAATGATGATAAGCTTGTGACGGTTTACTATGTCTATATGGGTGACGAATATATCGGAACGGTGTCGGATAAGAAAGTCATCGAGGATATGGCCGATAAAAAGATCAGTGAGGCAGAAGGTTCCTACAAGGGATTAAAGCTGGCGCTGGCATCTGAACTATCTTTTATTCCTGAGCAGGTTTTTGAGTCCAGTTCAGAAGTGAATGATCCAGAAGCGGTCAATGGCTTAAAAGATAAGATGGAAGTACATGCCGAAGCGGCAGCATTAGTCATTGGCGGCAAGGAAGTGGCTTACGTTGAAAATGACGAGCAGGCCAAAGCGGCTCTTCAGAAAATCAAGACTTCCTATGTATCAGAGAAATATTTAAAGGCTCTCGAGGAAAGAAAGGCATCTGCTAATATGCCTTTACCTCAGCTGAAGGAAAATGAAACACGTCTTTTAGATGTCCGTTTTACTGAAGATGTATCCATCTCTGAAACAACCGTGAAACCGGATCAGATCATCAGTGCAGATGAGGCTGTGAAGCTTCTTCAAAAGGGAACCCTTGAGGAAAAGAAATATGAGGTTAAAGAAGGTGACGCACTAAGCAATATCGCCAGTGCCCATAACCTTGATATGAAGCAGCTGATCGAGCTGAACAGCGTACTCAAGGAAGATTCTCTTATCAAAGCTGGACAGGAATTAAATGTGACTGTCTACAAACCGTATGTAAAAGTGATAGCAGATAAGGAAGTTTTCAAAAAAGAAAAAATCGATTATGAAAAAGAAGTCATCGAAGATAGCAGCATGCCTAAAGGCGAAACGAAAGTAAAGCAAGAAGGCAAGGAAGGCGTTCGCGCTGCAACCTATCTGATTTCTGAAGAAAACGGCCAAACGGTCAAAAAAGAAGTAAAAGAAGAAAAGGTTCTTGAAGAGCCTGTGAAACAAATTGTCATCAAGGGAACCAAGGTCATTCCATCCCGCGGTGAAGGCAGCTTTGCTTATCCTGCTGTCGGCGGCTATATCTCAAGTAAAATGGGTTACCGCTGGGGGAAAATGCATAAGGGAATAGACATTGCAAGGCCTAGCGACCGTACGATCAAAGCAGCTGATAATGGTACTGTTGTATCTGCAGGCAGAGATGGCGGCTATGGCAACAAAATCGTCATCGACCATAATAATGGCTTCCGCACGGTTTATGCCCATCTCGACTCCATCAGTGTCAGTGTTGGCCAAACCGTCTCAAAAGGCTCAAAAATCGGTGTTATGGGATCCACTGGGGATTCAACCGGTGTCCACCTGCATTTTGAAGTATACAAAAACGGAAAAATGCAAGATCCGCTTAAATATATAAAGTGA
- the yycF gene encoding response regulator YycF: MDKKILVVDDEKPIADILQFNLKKEGYEVVCAYDGNDALDKVEEIKPDLILLDIMLPQRDGIEVCREVRKKYDMPIIMLTAKDSEIDKVLGLELGADDYVTKPFSTRELIARVKANMRRHQQIASKTEEEEESNEIEVGSLIIHPDAYVVSKRGETIELTHREFELLHYLAKHIGQVMTREHLLQTVWGYDYYGDVRTVDVTVRRLREKIEDNPSHPTWIVTRRGVGYYLRNPEQE, encoded by the coding sequence ATGGATAAAAAAATTCTGGTTGTAGACGATGAGAAACCAATTGCAGATATACTGCAGTTCAATTTGAAAAAAGAAGGCTATGAAGTGGTGTGTGCCTATGACGGCAATGACGCACTCGATAAAGTAGAAGAAATCAAGCCGGATCTGATTCTGCTTGATATCATGCTTCCGCAGAGGGACGGCATTGAGGTTTGCCGCGAAGTGCGCAAGAAATACGATATGCCAATCATTATGCTGACAGCAAAGGATTCTGAAATTGATAAAGTTTTAGGCCTTGAGCTCGGTGCAGATGACTACGTTACAAAGCCGTTCAGCACGAGGGAGTTGATTGCGCGTGTGAAGGCCAACATGAGGCGCCATCAGCAAATTGCTTCCAAGACGGAAGAAGAGGAAGAATCAAACGAAATTGAAGTTGGTTCCCTGATTATTCACCCGGATGCCTACGTGGTTTCCAAGCGCGGTGAGACGATTGAATTAACACACCGTGAGTTTGAGCTTCTTCACTATTTGGCCAAACATATTGGACAAGTCATGACGAGGGAGCATCTGCTTCAGACCGTATGGGGCTACGATTACTATGGTGATGTCCGCACAGTTGACGTAACCGTAAGGAGACTGCGGGAGAAAATCGAGGATAATCCAAGCCACCCGACATGGATCGTGACAAGAAGAGGAGTCGGTTATTACTTGCGGAATCCTGAACAGGAGTAA
- a CDS encoding adenylosuccinate synthase yields MSSVVVVGTQWGDEGKGKITDFLSENAEVIARYQGGNNAGHTIKFNGETYKLHLIPSGIFYSDKICTIGNGMVVDPKALVKELAYLHDKGVTTDNLRISNRAHVILPYHLKLDEVEEERKGANKIGTTKKGIGPAYMDKAARNGIRIADLLDREVFEEKLARNLEEKNRLLERFYETEGFTIEEILDEYYEYGQQIKHYVCDTSVVLNDALDEGRRVLFEGAQGVMLDIDQGTYPFVTSSNPVAGGVTIGSGVGPTKIKHVVGVSKAYTTRVGDGPFPTELDNEIGNQIREVGREYGTTTGRARRVGWFDSVVVRHARRVSGITDLSLNSIDVLTGIETLKICVAYRHNGEVIEEFPASLKVLAECEPVYEELPGWTEDITGCKSLDELPANARHYLERVSQLTGIPLSIFSVGPDRTQTNVVRSPWRQN; encoded by the coding sequence GAAACAATGCAGGACATACAATCAAATTCAACGGTGAAACATATAAGCTTCATTTAATTCCATCTGGAATATTTTATAGCGATAAAATTTGCACGATCGGAAACGGAATGGTTGTCGATCCTAAAGCGCTAGTAAAAGAATTGGCGTATCTTCATGACAAGGGAGTTACAACAGACAACCTGCGCATCTCAAACCGCGCACATGTCATCCTTCCATATCACCTGAAGCTTGATGAAGTGGAAGAAGAGCGCAAAGGCGCTAACAAGATCGGTACAACGAAAAAGGGTATCGGCCCTGCTTACATGGATAAAGCAGCCCGCAACGGAATCCGCATCGCGGACCTTCTTGACCGTGAAGTGTTTGAAGAAAAGCTTGCACGCAACCTTGAAGAAAAGAACCGCCTGCTTGAGCGCTTCTATGAAACAGAAGGATTTACAATCGAAGAAATCCTAGATGAATACTATGAGTACGGCCAGCAGATCAAGCATTATGTCTGCGACACTTCTGTTGTGCTTAACGACGCATTGGATGAAGGCCGCCGCGTTCTTTTCGAAGGTGCACAAGGAGTTATGCTTGATATCGACCAGGGTACTTACCCATTCGTTACATCCTCTAACCCAGTGGCTGGCGGCGTAACAATCGGTTCTGGTGTCGGCCCTACAAAAATCAAGCATGTTGTGGGTGTATCCAAGGCCTATACGACTCGTGTAGGAGACGGCCCATTCCCAACTGAGCTTGATAATGAAATCGGAAACCAGATCCGTGAAGTAGGCCGTGAATACGGTACAACAACTGGCCGTGCCCGCCGCGTCGGCTGGTTCGACAGCGTGGTTGTCCGCCATGCCCGCCGTGTCAGCGGTATTACAGACCTTTCTCTTAACTCCATCGATGTACTGACTGGAATTGAGACATTAAAAATCTGTGTAGCATACCGTCATAATGGAGAAGTAATCGAAGAGTTCCCTGCAAGCTTAAAAGTACTGGCTGAATGTGAGCCGGTATATGAAGAGCTTCCAGGCTGGACAGAAGACATCACAGGCTGCAAATCTCTGGATGAGCTTCCTGCGAATGCCCGCCACTACCTGGAGCGCGTTTCACAGCTGACAGGAATTCCATTATCGATCTTCTCAGTAGGTCCGGACCGCACACAGACAAACGTAGTCCGCAGCCCATGGAGACAAAACTAA